In the genome of Leeuwenhoekiella sp. MAR_2009_132, one region contains:
- the sprA gene encoding cell surface protein SprA, with product MLLVSGTFLCSMSLFAQEEEVKDSTKTGFTLGKLSLKNPNSILSKYTYDPLTDKYIYTESVGNYNINYPRILTPEEFKDLVQKEQMRNYFQQKIAAVDGKTEEGLEDQKSLLPNFYVNSGLFESIFGGNSIEFIPTGSVEMDIGGLFTKQDNPSFSPRNRTNFSFDFDQRISLSLLGKVGSRLQVNAVYDTEASFSFQNQIKLEYTPNEDDIIQKIEVGNVSMPLNSALIQGSQSLFGVKTQLQFGKTTITGVFSEQQSQTQQVLAQGDGTIQNFEIQALEYDENRHYFLAQYFRDNYNRALANYPFINSNVQITRVEVWVTNRTQRFENTRNIVAIQDIGESTPTQIGLPNIPTGFINLPAGSYPRNSSNDFNPFGLSGNGQTVLTPAIRDAATVGQGFGGVQVSDGSDYASLENARQLTPSEYTLNTQLGYISLNQRLSNDEVLAVAFQYTVNGQVYQVGEFANDGVDATSGAYPDTDGDGIPDLVDVDVDGDGVNENGQDVDGDQIADGADANVNGQIRGADINNDGILDSLITPGQGGTSQALIVKLLKSNITDVNEPIWDLMMKNIYGLGVGQLQPDGFRMNIVYTSPSPINYITAADGGPALPEDVQNTPLLNVFNLDNLTNFGDPQNGGDGFFDFVNGLTVNQSNGSIIFTSVEPFGEYLFNKLRNAGTENYDNEDSYNANQRKYVYNSLYNSTKTIAQDNADKNLFQLQGTFKSTQEEGIPIGGFNVPQGSVTVTAGGRVLQEGLDYSVDYQRGRVIILDQALKGSGIPIQVSTENNTLFGQQTKRFTGINVEHQFNENFMVGGTLINLNERPLTQKATYSFEPINNTIFGFNANFSTEVPFLTRLVNKLPNIDTDVPSNISFRGEVAYLMPGQPKATEFGGQAASYIDDFEGAQTSLDISSPLQWSLASAPVDFGGEFANGDLRTGYRRAKFAWYSIDPIFYTNQRPDGITDADVSTYATRRVFRDEIFPEQDIVAGTTQALFTLDMAYYPQERGPYNYSLDAQDGILENPEQNFGGIMRQFASTDFEQANVEFIEFWLMDPFIYAENATNTGGRLTLNLGNISEDILKDGRKQYENGLPQDGGVTNTTPTVWGKVPTNQALIYAFDTEGAQRTNQDVGYDGLSDDEEAANFPAFAGLEDPAGDNYQYFVAAQGSVLDRYKQYNGQEGNSPVDVSQTNRGSTTIPDTEDINRDFTMNTVDSYYEYQLDITRATLNVENEFIVDQRDIEVTLQNGNTLPVTWYQFKVPISASTNKQGGINDFRSIRFMRMFMSGWQQPTVLRLGSLDLVRGDYRRYLYTLDPDESDPATENTRFEVTSVNIEENNDRNPIPYVLPPGVFREELINNNNNIRQNEQSLSLEVCDLETQDSRAVYKNFRLDMRQYENLEMFIHLESLLNETAVQDNEVVAIVRMGTDLTQNFYQIELPLSVTAFGTTSPDLIWPEANRLKLSLDILQRVKAVFFGGEFNTLVDEITYFDDEANLIADPAATPYETGRVRVGIKGNPSFGDVRLLMLGVKNGNDEGQNTVCAEAWFNELRLSGLQNQGGWAGVVNLDANLADFATVSGTARQSTVGFGNIDAGPNQRSREDVKSYDVVTNVNLGQLLPKDWGIKLPFNYASGAETITPQYDPLFTDIKLDQRIASAASEAERDRIKEIAIERTKRQSINFIGVRKERTGEKKPMPWDIENFTLAYSHNQEDHKDFEIEEAVSKNVRAGATYGYAFKPKAYEPFKKNDSLFVSKYWKLLKDFNINYLPASVNITSNITRQFSQQRFRDLLATEGSLPIPEYVQRNYQFDRNFAINYPVTKSLRVNLEQYQNRIVRNYLNPDNTLDPNAGGVYTSFFDVGTPDRHNQTMQVNYDLPLDKLPYLDFVKSTYSYSTDFQWTRGSFQLQSLEGIPDLGNSVQNANTHSLQTSLDMKSLYDALGLVKKKTGATTRSARSKAVPTLGNPKAASQKPDEDGLSAGDKAKNSLVNLATGIKRIQVNYEQNNGTFLPGYLPGVGFLGTVRPSTGFVFGSQAEIRDYAARQGWLTLYQEYNEQYSEVESRKLDIQAQTSFIEDLTLDINMNRIYQETYNENYRVNPISLDYTSLTGNTLGNYSISTLMIGTAFNSSSLESSANFNRFRANRLVIAERLAEEFYGNDQYPRDASGYPVGFSRTSQAVLLPAFLSAYTPGTADNVSLGAFRSFPLPNWNLKYTGLMKIDWFKKRFKRFSVNHGYQAGYTINQFRTNLNYDRGLNNDASDAQVNQAGDFLNPVLYSNINLTELFSPLIRLDFEMKNSVKILAELRKDRTLSLSFDNNLLTEIHGNEYIIGLGYRLKDIRFATRVGGKRTILKSDLNFKADLSLRQNETVVRYLDVENSQITAGQDIYGLTFTADYALSKNLTAIFYYDHSFATYAISTAYPQTTIRSGLTLRYNFGN from the coding sequence ATGCTATTAGTTTCAGGCACGTTTTTGTGCTCGATGTCTTTGTTTGCTCAGGAGGAAGAAGTTAAGGACTCTACAAAAACAGGTTTTACATTAGGAAAACTTAGCCTTAAAAATCCCAACTCTATACTTTCAAAATATACTTACGATCCGTTAACAGATAAATATATTTATACGGAAAGTGTAGGTAATTACAACATTAATTATCCGCGCATTTTAACTCCAGAAGAGTTTAAAGATCTTGTTCAGAAAGAACAGATGCGCAACTATTTTCAGCAGAAAATTGCCGCTGTAGATGGTAAGACTGAAGAAGGTTTAGAAGACCAAAAAAGTTTACTTCCTAATTTTTATGTAAACTCAGGTTTGTTTGAATCTATATTTGGAGGAAACAGTATAGAGTTTATACCTACCGGTAGTGTAGAGATGGATATTGGTGGTCTTTTTACCAAGCAGGATAATCCAAGTTTTTCTCCCAGAAACCGTACAAACTTCAGTTTTGATTTTGATCAGCGCATCAGTTTAAGCTTGCTGGGTAAAGTAGGTTCACGGCTTCAGGTAAATGCAGTTTATGATACCGAAGCTAGTTTCAGTTTTCAAAATCAGATAAAGTTAGAGTACACGCCTAACGAAGACGATATTATACAAAAGATTGAAGTAGGAAACGTAAGTATGCCTCTTAATAGTGCATTAATACAAGGTTCTCAGAGTCTTTTTGGGGTTAAAACGCAGCTTCAATTTGGAAAAACAACAATAACAGGTGTTTTTTCAGAACAACAAAGTCAAACCCAGCAAGTATTAGCACAGGGTGATGGCACCATACAAAATTTTGAAATACAAGCTTTAGAATATGATGAAAACAGGCATTATTTCTTAGCTCAATATTTTAGAGATAACTATAATAGAGCACTGGCTAACTACCCGTTTATAAATTCTAATGTTCAAATTACACGGGTTGAAGTCTGGGTTACAAACCGTACACAGCGTTTTGAAAATACCCGTAATATTGTTGCTATTCAAGATATTGGAGAATCTACTCCCACACAAATAGGATTGCCTAACATACCTACGGGTTTTATTAATCTGCCGGCAGGTAGTTATCCTAGAAACTCAAGTAACGATTTTAACCCTTTTGGTTTATCTGGCAACGGGCAGACTGTTTTAACACCTGCGATTAGAGATGCGGCTACCGTTGGTCAGGGTTTTGGTGGGGTTCAGGTTTCAGATGGGTCTGATTATGCCTCTCTAGAAAATGCACGTCAACTTACACCATCAGAATATACATTAAATACGCAGCTGGGCTATATATCGCTTAATCAACGTTTGAGTAATGATGAGGTTTTAGCTGTTGCTTTTCAATATACTGTAAATGGGCAGGTATACCAGGTTGGAGAATTTGCTAATGATGGTGTTGATGCTACCAGTGGCGCTTACCCAGATACAGACGGCGATGGCATTCCAGATCTTGTTGATGTAGATGTAGATGGAGATGGGGTTAATGAGAACGGGCAGGATGTTGACGGAGATCAAATTGCCGATGGAGCTGACGCTAATGTTAATGGGCAAATACGTGGTGCAGATATAAATAATGATGGGATTTTAGATAGTTTAATTACCCCGGGGCAGGGAGGAACATCTCAAGCCTTGATCGTAAAACTGCTTAAAAGTAATATTACAGATGTTAATGAGCCCATTTGGGATTTGATGATGAAAAACATCTATGGTCTTGGAGTGGGGCAGTTGCAGCCAGATGGCTTTAGGATGAATATTGTTTACACGTCACCATCACCTATAAATTATATTACTGCAGCAGATGGTGGTCCTGCGCTTCCTGAAGATGTGCAGAATACACCTTTGCTTAATGTATTTAATTTAGATAATCTGACCAACTTTGGAGATCCTCAAAATGGGGGTGACGGTTTTTTTGATTTTGTAAATGGCTTGACTGTTAATCAAAGTAATGGAAGCATCATTTTTACTTCGGTAGAGCCTTTTGGAGAATATTTATTTAATAAGCTGCGCAACGCCGGGACAGAGAATTATGATAACGAAGATAGTTATAATGCTAACCAGCGCAAGTATGTATATAACTCGCTATATAATTCTACTAAAACCATAGCGCAGGATAACGCAGATAAAAATCTGTTTCAATTACAGGGTACTTTTAAATCAACACAGGAAGAAGGTATCCCTATAGGAGGTTTCAATGTTCCGCAGGGATCTGTTACAGTAACTGCAGGAGGTAGAGTTTTACAGGAAGGTCTTGATTATTCAGTAGATTATCAACGAGGAAGAGTTATAATTCTTGATCAGGCGCTTAAGGGTTCAGGAATTCCTATACAGGTCTCTACAGAAAATAATACATTGTTTGGGCAGCAGACTAAGCGTTTTACAGGAATTAATGTAGAGCATCAGTTTAATGAAAATTTTATGGTGGGTGGGACGTTGATTAATTTAAATGAGCGCCCGCTTACCCAGAAAGCAACATATAGTTTTGAGCCTATAAACAATACCATTTTTGGTTTCAACGCTAACTTTTCAACTGAAGTTCCCTTTCTTACGCGTCTCGTAAATAAGCTTCCTAATATAGATACAGATGTTCCTTCTAATATTTCATTTAGAGGAGAAGTAGCTTATTTAATGCCTGGTCAACCTAAGGCTACAGAATTTGGAGGGCAGGCTGCCTCATATATAGATGATTTTGAAGGTGCACAAACTTCATTAGATATAAGCTCTCCGTTGCAATGGAGTCTGGCATCGGCACCGGTAGATTTTGGGGGTGAGTTTGCTAATGGTGATTTAAGAACCGGTTACCGTAGAGCAAAATTTGCCTGGTACAGTATAGACCCTATATTTTATACAAACCAGCGTCCAGATGGTATTACAGATGCAGATGTTTCTACCTATGCAACACGTAGAGTTTTTAGAGATGAGATTTTTCCTGAACAAGATATTGTAGCGGGTACAACACAAGCGCTGTTTACGTTAGATATGGCCTATTATCCTCAGGAGCGCGGGCCATATAACTATAGTCTAGATGCACAAGATGGAATTCTTGAAAACCCCGAACAAAATTTTGGAGGCATAATGAGACAATTTGCTTCAACAGATTTTGAACAGGCAAACGTAGAGTTTATTGAATTCTGGCTTATGGATCCGTTTATTTATGCTGAAAATGCAACAAATACCGGTGGAAGACTTACATTAAATCTCGGAAATATTTCAGAAGATATTTTAAAGGACGGGCGTAAACAATATGAGAACGGATTGCCGCAGGATGGTGGTGTTACAAATACAACACCTACCGTTTGGGGAAAAGTACCTACTAATCAGGCACTAATTTATGCTTTTGATACAGAGGGTGCTCAGCGTACAAATCAAGATGTAGGTTATGACGGTTTAAGTGATGATGAGGAAGCCGCAAATTTTCCGGCCTTTGCGGGTTTAGAAGATCCTGCCGGAGATAATTATCAATATTTTGTTGCTGCTCAAGGTTCGGTTTTAGATCGCTATAAACAATATAATGGTCAGGAAGGAAACTCTCCTGTAGATGTTAGTCAAACTAATAGGGGTTCTACAACCATACCCGATACCGAAGATATAAACCGTGATTTTACAATGAACACGGTAGATAGTTATTACGAGTATCAACTAGATATTACACGTGCTACTCTTAATGTTGAGAACGAGTTTATAGTAGATCAACGTGATATTGAAGTGACTCTGCAAAATGGAAATACATTACCGGTAACATGGTATCAGTTTAAAGTGCCTATTAGTGCTTCAACTAATAAACAGGGAGGTATAAATGACTTCAGATCTATTCGTTTTATGCGCATGTTTATGAGTGGTTGGCAACAGCCTACCGTACTACGTTTAGGTTCGCTAGATTTAGTGCGTGGAGATTACCGTAGATACTTGTACACCTTAGATCCTGACGAGTCAGACCCTGCAACAGAAAATACACGGTTTGAAGTAACTTCAGTAAATATTGAAGAAAATAACGATCGTAATCCTATTCCTTATGTATTGCCACCGGGAGTTTTTAGAGAGGAGCTTATCAATAATAATAACAACATTCGTCAAAATGAGCAATCTTTATCTCTTGAAGTATGTGACTTAGAAACTCAAGATAGCCGTGCGGTTTATAAGAATTTCAGATTAGACATGCGTCAGTATGAAAATCTGGAAATGTTTATACATCTAGAGTCCTTATTAAATGAAACTGCGGTTCAGGATAACGAAGTTGTTGCGATAGTGCGTATGGGTACAGATTTAACTCAAAATTTTTACCAGATTGAGTTGCCGTTGAGCGTTACCGCTTTTGGAACAACCAGTCCTGATTTAATTTGGCCTGAAGCTAACCGCTTAAAACTTTCATTAGATATTTTACAACGCGTTAAAGCTGTGTTTTTTGGGGGTGAATTCAACACGCTTGTTGATGAAATTACCTATTTTGATGATGAGGCAAATCTTATTGCTGATCCTGCAGCAACACCTTATGAAACCGGAAGAGTGAGAGTGGGTATAAAAGGTAATCCTAGTTTTGGAGATGTACGACTTTTAATGCTAGGTGTTAAGAATGGAAATGACGAAGGGCAAAATACAGTATGCGCAGAGGCCTGGTTTAATGAATTGCGTTTGTCAGGATTGCAAAATCAAGGAGGTTGGGCCGGTGTAGTGAATCTAGATGCTAACCTTGCAGATTTTGCTACCGTATCTGGTACAGCGAGACAATCTACAGTAGGTTTTGGTAATATAGATGCTGGTCCTAATCAGCGTAGTAGAGAAGATGTAAAATCTTATGATGTGGTTACTAATGTAAATCTAGGTCAACTACTTCCTAAAGACTGGGGAATAAAACTTCCATTTAATTATGCGAGCGGTGCTGAGACAATCACACCACAATACGATCCGCTATTTACAGATATAAAATTAGATCAACGCATTGCTTCTGCCGCTAGTGAAGCAGAACGAGACCGTATTAAAGAAATCGCTATTGAGCGTACTAAGCGACAAAGCATAAATTTTATTGGCGTTAGAAAAGAGCGTACGGGAGAGAAAAAACCAATGCCCTGGGATATAGAGAATTTTACATTGGCATACAGCCATAATCAGGAAGATCATAAAGATTTTGAGATTGAAGAGGCTGTGAGTAAAAATGTGCGGGCAGGAGCAACTTATGGTTATGCCTTTAAGCCAAAGGCATACGAGCCTTTTAAGAAAAACGATTCTTTGTTTGTAAGTAAGTATTGGAAACTACTTAAAGATTTCAATATTAATTACCTGCCGGCCAGTGTAAATATTACTTCAAATATTACACGGCAATTCAGCCAGCAGCGTTTTAGAGATCTTTTAGCTACAGAAGGTTCATTACCTATTCCTGAATATGTACAACGCAATTACCAGTTTGACCGAAACTTTGCAATTAATTATCCCGTTACAAAATCATTACGAGTAAATCTGGAGCAGTATCAAAACCGAATAGTACGTAATTATTTGAATCCTGATAACACGTTAGATCCTAATGCCGGTGGGGTGTATACCAGCTTTTTTGATGTAGGAACGCCAGACAGGCACAATCAGACGATGCAGGTTAATTATGACTTGCCATTAGATAAGCTTCCTTACTTAGACTTTGTGAAGTCTACGTATTCTTATAGTACAGATTTTCAATGGACGCGAGGTTCATTTCAGCTACAGTCCTTAGAAGGAATACCAGATTTAGGAAATTCGGTTCAAAATGCAAATACGCATTCGTTGCAGACTTCTTTAGACATGAAATCGCTGTACGATGCCCTAGGATTAGTTAAAAAGAAAACCGGAGCGACGACACGATCAGCAAGAAGTAAAGCTGTGCCTACTTTAGGAAATCCCAAAGCTGCTTCTCAAAAGCCTGATGAAGATGGACTAAGTGCCGGTGATAAAGCTAAAAATTCGCTTGTTAATCTGGCTACAGGTATTAAGCGTATTCAGGTAAATTACGAGCAAAACAATGGTACGTTCTTACCGGGTTATCTTCCCGGAGTAGGGTTTTTGGGTACCGTAAGACCATCTACAGGATTTGTATTTGGTAGTCAGGCAGAGATACGTGATTATGCGGCCAGACAAGGTTGGTTAACGCTTTATCAAGAATATAATGAGCAGTATAGTGAAGTTGAAAGCCGTAAGCTAGACATACAGGCGCAGACCAGTTTTATAGAAGACCTCACCCTAGATATAAATATGAATCGAATTTATCAGGAAACTTATAACGAAAATTACAGAGTAAATCCTATAAGTCTCGATTACACGAGTCTTACGGGTAATACGCTTGGCAACTACAGTATTTCGACTTTAATGATAGGGACTGCATTCAACTCAAGTTCACTAGAGTCTTCAGCTAACTTCAATCGGTTTAGAGCTAATAGACTCGTTATTGCAGAACGCCTTGCCGAAGAGTTTTATGGTAATGATCAATATCCCAGAGATGCAAGTGGCTATCCTGTAGGTTTTAGTAGAACTAGCCAGGCAGTGTTGTTACCAGCATTTCTATCTGCATATACTCCGGGAACGGCAGATAATGTTTCGTTAGGAGCATTTAGAAGTTTTCCGTTACCGAACTGGAATCTTAAATACACCGGTTTGATGAAGATAGACTGGTTTAAAAAGCGGTTCAAGCGATTTTCTGTAAATCACGGATATCAGGCAGGCTATACTATAAATCAGTTTAGAACTAACTTAAACTATGATAGGGGCTTAAATAACGATGCTTCTGACGCACAGGTGAACCAGGCTGGAGATTTTCTAAATCCGGTTTTATATTCTAATATTAACCTTACCGAATTATTTTCTCCGCTTATACGCCTTGATTTTGAGATGAAAAATTCAGTAAAAATTCTTGCAGAATTGCGTAAAGACCGCACGCTATCCTTAAGTTTTGATAATAATTTACTTACAGAAATTCACGGAAACGAATATATAATAGGTTTAGGATATCGCTTAAAAGATATTAGATTTGCCACGCGAGTGGGAGGTAAGCGTACAATCTTAAAAAGTGATTTAAATTTTAAAGCAGATTTATCACTGAGACAAAATGAGACGGTAGTGCGCTATTTAGATGTAGAAAACAGTCAGATTACAGCAGGACAAGACATTTATGGTCTTACCTTTACAGCAGATTATGCTTTGAGTAAAAATCTAACTGCGATCTTTTATTATGATCACTCATTTGCGACTTATGCCATATCAACTGCATATCCGCAAACAACAATACGTTCAGGTTTAACATTGAGATATAATTTCGGAAATTAA
- the gcvH gene encoding glycine cleavage system protein GcvH, producing MSLPSDLKYTKDHEWVRIEGDIATVGITDFAQGELGDIVYVEVETEGETLDREEVFGTVEAVKTVSDLFLPLTGEIIEFNTALESEPEAVNEDPYGKGWMIKIKFTDASELDSLLEASAYQELIGG from the coding sequence ATGAGTTTACCATCAGATTTAAAATATACAAAAGATCACGAGTGGGTACGCATCGAAGGTGACATTGCAACCGTAGGTATTACAGATTTTGCTCAGGGAGAGCTGGGTGATATCGTATATGTTGAAGTAGAGACCGAAGGAGAGACACTTGATCGCGAAGAAGTTTTTGGTACTGTAGAGGCTGTTAAAACAGTTTCAGATTTATTCTTACCATTAACCGGTGAAATAATAGAATTTAACACTGCATTAGAATCTGAGCCAGAAGCTGTAAATGAAGATCCTTACGGCAAGGGGTGGATGATAAAAATTAAATTTACAGATGCCAGTGAGCTGGACTCGCTTTTAGAAGCAAGTGCGTATCAAGAATTAATAGGTGGGTAA
- a CDS encoding VanZ family protein, protein MGKFLRPAAYAYTLFIAVICLMPMPRVSNAPKDSDKVIHLLVYFLFTLIWFLYYFLRAKTENFKQSLIKCAGLALIYGILIEVVQEVATVSRSADFKDLIANSIGILTGVILIIAMKSQFLRLKSKF, encoded by the coding sequence GTGGGTAAATTTTTAAGGCCTGCTGCATATGCTTATACGCTATTTATAGCGGTAATTTGTTTAATGCCTATGCCGCGCGTTTCTAATGCACCAAAGGATAGTGATAAAGTCATTCATCTTTTGGTGTATTTTTTATTTACACTAATTTGGTTTTTATACTATTTTTTAAGAGCAAAAACAGAAAATTTTAAGCAATCATTAATTAAATGTGCGGGATTAGCTCTTATTTATGGTATACTTATTGAAGTAGTACAGGAAGTAGCAACAGTCTCTAGATCAGCAGATTTTAAAGATTTAATAGCGAATTCTATAGGTATTTTAACAGGAGTAATTCTGATAATTGCAATGAAATCGCAGTTTTTACGATTAAAATCAAAATTTTAA
- a CDS encoding energy transducer TonB, with product MEPKKNPKADLSKRSVLFFQLGLILILGLSYMAIEWKTYEKEAIDIGQLNMDDVLEEDVPITELNTPPPPPPPPPPPPAPEIIEVVEDDKEIEETVIESTETNQEEKIVKVEEVSFAEEEVIEDVPFAVIENVPVYPGCEDEKGNDAKKKCMSEKISQFVNRKFNTELGSELGLSGVNRIYVRFKIDQKGNIVDIGSRGPHPRLESEAERVIKLLPQMTPGKQRGKAVGVLYSLPIVFQVQD from the coding sequence ATGGAACCTAAGAAAAATCCTAAAGCAGATCTAAGTAAAAGAAGTGTACTCTTCTTTCAGTTAGGTCTTATTTTGATACTCGGGCTGAGTTATATGGCCATTGAGTGGAAAACGTATGAGAAAGAGGCCATAGACATCGGTCAATTAAATATGGACGATGTTCTAGAAGAAGATGTGCCAATTACTGAATTGAACACACCTCCACCTCCACCACCACCTCCGCCACCACCACCAGCACCAGAAATCATTGAGGTTGTTGAGGATGATAAAGAAATTGAAGAAACTGTAATCGAATCTACTGAAACAAATCAGGAAGAGAAGATTGTAAAAGTTGAAGAAGTTTCTTTTGCTGAAGAAGAAGTTATTGAAGATGTACCATTTGCAGTTATTGAAAACGTACCGGTTTATCCTGGTTGCGAAGATGAGAAAGGTAACGACGCAAAGAAAAAATGTATGTCTGAAAAGATCAGCCAGTTTGTAAACAGAAAATTTAATACTGAATTAGGTAGTGAATTAGGGTTATCTGGTGTAAACCGTATATATGTACGTTTTAAAATTGATCAAAAAGGAAATATAGTTGATATAGGTTCTCGAGGTCCTCACCCTAGATTAGAATCTGAAGCAGAGCGTGTAATTAAATTATTACCGCAAATGACTCCAGGTAAGCAAAGAGGTAAGGCTGTAGGGGTGCTTTATTCACTTCCTATTGTGTTCCAGGTTCAGGATTAA
- a CDS encoding energy transducer TonB — MKESQKREVTTRQSGNRATSKHDVNLRKNSVVYFQIGLIVTLILAILILEIKSPAVSYSTEPLKEVATVSLEDWNQSFVKESHQKPLPKLPEVSKILPPEVVDDNTPEAAIIPDFKTTDISKESINPNDLRPEPEKEVETFSVMGVEVVPIYPGCEGLDSNAARKACLQEKLNSFIGKNFDTSLGEQYGLSGMNKVDVQFTIDEFGNVVNLQSRAPHKALEAEAKRVMNKLPKMKPGTQQGKKVRVIYYQPIKFKVQN, encoded by the coding sequence ATGAAAGAATCACAAAAACGCGAAGTTACCACTCGGCAAAGTGGAAATCGCGCAACAAGCAAGCACGATGTAAATCTACGAAAAAACAGTGTTGTCTATTTTCAGATTGGGCTTATCGTTACCTTAATTCTAGCTATTTTAATTCTTGAAATTAAGTCTCCTGCTGTGAGCTACTCAACAGAACCCTTAAAGGAAGTAGCTACGGTTTCATTAGAAGACTGGAATCAGTCTTTTGTAAAAGAATCCCATCAAAAGCCTTTACCAAAGTTACCTGAAGTGTCAAAGATTTTGCCGCCAGAAGTAGTTGATGATAATACCCCAGAAGCAGCTATAATACCAGACTTTAAAACTACAGATATCTCAAAGGAGTCGATTAATCCCAATGATCTAAGACCAGAGCCTGAGAAAGAAGTAGAAACGTTTAGTGTTATGGGGGTAGAAGTGGTTCCCATCTATCCCGGTTGTGAAGGGCTTGATTCTAATGCAGCGCGTAAAGCTTGTCTCCAGGAAAAATTAAATTCTTTTATAGGCAAGAACTTTGATACTTCATTGGGAGAGCAATATGGCCTTTCCGGAATGAATAAAGTGGATGTACAATTCACTATTGATGAATTTGGTAATGTGGTTAATTTGCAAAGCCGCGCGCCACACAAGGCTTTAGAAGCCGAAGCTAAACGCGTTATGAATAAATTACCCAAAATGAAACCGGGAACACAGCAGGGTAAAAAAGTGCGGGTTATTTATTATCAGCCTATAAAATTTAAAGTGCAGAATTAA